From a single Anoplolepis gracilipes chromosome 3, ASM4749672v1, whole genome shotgun sequence genomic region:
- the LOC140664062 gene encoding uncharacterized protein, whose translation MFRIRSTAYQSDHSTLNQSKSTVREISKPVKIKELFGSCKQSQNGQTNSAVKIRLPERLTPYLKNMSNKKKNETNILGKLSCSKRNVRRNLNFTKIPVPAIKIGMPVTSRNDLNDNLKEENSHLSTRKSCLLPPNTVKDLYIKNKSKQSKSMLPQTCISGYSMCDNKYLRISEETKSCPSSVRVANARINSAIHKKVNKTVIQRMSSQMFTVNDQSGIDILHSDCTDSKNDAVRKIPDDSLNVKEKKCLSTTTNNYRQDLHQSIQDIHIINQSLNLNHSINKNDEYVIRKTNLTVLASELKHSICKLEKDILPNLRFMFTTIMDILSTINITDEVSDNTTIMQQMTENLNDHIKINNINTKSLCMISNINTEDNINVQENLNIEESINLENNIPKEIHKTPDTNLIKFVKINVCEKNNSKIQTSYQMDLTSDSNKENDSFVDLENKLDITNIKSNTMIVSLKKSIPESSKYKNKKEETPLKEYMALKSRMSCLLTPNIKHFNCSQSKNDDLYSESGDAKACLSGKVLAELYNLYKD comes from the exons atgtttCGAATAAGAAGTACAGCATATCAATCTGATCATTCTACGTTGAATCAATCTAAGAGCACAG taCGAGAGATATCCAAAcctgtaaaaattaaagaactaTTTGGATCATGTAAGCAGTCCCAAAATGGCCAAACAA ATTCAGCTGTTAAAATTAGATTACCTGAAAGACTTACTccttatttgaaaaatatgtcaaataagaaaaaaaatg aGACAAACATACTTGGAAAATTATCTTGTAGTAAGAGAAATGTACggcgaaatttaaatttcacgaAAATACCAGTTCCAGCGATTAAAATTGGGATGCCCGTAACAAGCAGAAAtgatttaaatgataatttaaaagaagaaaactcACATTTGTCTACAAGAAAAAGTTGTTTACTGCCACCGAATACTGTAAaagatttgtatattaaaaacaaatccAAGCAAAGCAAGTCTATGTTACCTCAAACGTGCATCTCAGGATATTCTATGTGTGACAACAAGTATCTTAGAATATCTGAGGAAACAAAAAGTTGCCCATCTTCTGTGAGAGTTGCAAATGCGCGAATTAATTCTGCCATACACAAAAAAGTTAACAAAACAGTAATACAACGTATGTCGTCGCAAATGTTTACTGTGAACGATCAGTCCGGGatagatattttacattcagATTGTACAGACTCGAAGAATGATGCAGTCAGAAAAATTCCTGATGATTCACTTAATGTTAAGGAAAAGAAATGCTTGTCTACGACTACAAACAATTATAGACAAGACTTGCATCAATCTATACaagatattcatataataaatcaatcattGAATTTAAACCATAGCATTAACAAGAATGATGAATATGTTATTCGTAAGACAAACCTTACAGTTTTGGCATCTGAACTGAAACATAGTATttgtaaattagaaaaagatatattgccaaatttaagatttatgtTTACTACTATTATGGATATATTatctacaataaatataacagatGAGGTAAGCGATAATACCACGATTATGCAGCAAAtgactgaaaatttaaacgatcatataaaaattaataatataaacacaaaATCGCTATGTAtgattagtaatattaatactgaagataatattaatgttcaggaaaatcttaatattgaagaaagtattaatcttgaaaataatattccaaaAGAAATTCATAAAACGCCTGatactaatttaataaaatttgtaaaaataaatgtctgtGAAAAGAACAATTCCAAGATTCAGACATCATATCAGATGGATCTTACTTCTGATAGcaataaagaaaatgataGTTTTGTggatttagaaaataaactgGATATCacgaatataaaatctaatacaATGATTGTATCACTTAAAAAAAGCATTCCTGAGTCAAGTAAATACAAAAACAAGAAAGAAGAGACACCTTTAAAGGAATATATGGCTTTAAAGTCACGTATGAGTTGTTTGTTAACAcctaatattaaacattttaattgttcacaatcaaaaaatgatgatttatATTCTGAAAGTGGTGATGCAAAAGCTTGCTTGTCAGGTAAAGTACTTGCAGagctttataatttgtataaagattag
- the LOC140664057 gene encoding ARF GTPase-activating protein GIT1-like, which yields MARPKHKASAEVCADCGTLEPGWASINRAILLCDDCCGIHRSLGRHVSHIKSLHKSVWNTYLLNMVHTLSDNGANSIWEHSLLDPSSLKISRRKPQAKDPLHPIKADFIKAKHQHLAFILRPSKEECCTEEELNRQLHSSVRTSNLETSLRLLAQGANPNYFYKEKGTTPLHVAARAGQNLQVELLIANGADPSVIDLNGQLAADIAKMAGHIDLSERIIECMYEVTDRLTYHICSRKPNHRGDEHLISDLTFNLDKNEPALEGKNRLQVLSNHLLEKLAMDVYDEVDRRETEAKKCAVPFLPVNPQLSSTRNQGRQKLARFTPKEFATLITDLLVEAGRRHILANNAFQNPAISMLYKEQFGKHGSQMSDDEPLYDSVASDDDCTILTSTDNTSDVAKQVKINNEDAFAPMAKGLPSMVEVLKKQLTLSESTVRDLREQIYTLQTAVEQLTQENSELKRMLQVRGPSDDSINGHVGGEQEPELEPVHDIKMSTIRGNQRPASMYETREGLRKPVSWSTTIYQTKRDTEVLSRNNTQSLWEYGAPSLPPNEEVTRRTEQVTRRIQELWMAMQDPSQREAFVPCAERIRVAVAELTAIFPQKPLEENIKSALRQLNGNTGRLQAECSGLQRCTSDVEHMDRCLQQVRSCAYDIAKATKLLVTQFQT from the exons ATGGCGCGTCCGAAACACAAAGCGAGCGCCGAAGTATGTGCAGACTGTGGGACACTTG AGCCAGGATGGGCATCAATAAATAGAGCTATTTTGTTATGTGACGACTGTTGTGGGATTCATCGTAGTCTGGGGCGTCATGTGTCGCATATTAAGTCACTGCACAAAAGTGTTtggaatacatatttattgaat atGGTGCATACTTTAAGTGACAATGGAGCTAATAGTATTTGGGAACATTCTTTGCTGGACCCTAGCAGTTTGAAAATTAGTAGAAGAAAACCTCAGGCTAAGGATCCCCTACA TCCTATAAAGGCAGACTTTATTAAGGCAAAGCATCAACATCTGGCATTTATATTAAGACCAAGTAAGGAAGAATGTTGTACTGAGGAGGAACTCAATAGACAGTTACATAGTAGTGTTCGTACAAGCAATTTAGAAACTTCATTGAGGCTATTGGCACAGGGTGCTAATcccaattatttttacaag GAAAAAGGAACCACACCCTTACACGTTGCAGCTCGGGCCGGACAAAATCTCCAAGTGGAACTTTTAATAGCTAATGGTGCAGATCCGAGTGTAATAGATCTAAATGGACAATTAGCTGCCGATATTgctaa GATGGCAGGACATATAGATTTGTCCGAACGCATAATTGAATGTATGTATGAAGTGACAGATAGACTGACGTATCACATATGCTCTCGTAAACCAAATCATCGAGGCGATGAACATCTCATTTCTGATCTTACCTTTAACTTAGATAAAAATGAACCAGCTTTGGAAGGAAAAAACAGATTACAAGTG ttgtCAAATCACTTATTGGAGAAATTAGCCATGGATGTTTATGATGAGGTAGATCGCCGAGAAACAGAAGCAA AGAAATGTGCTGTTCCGTTTTTGCCAGTTAATCCACAATTATCGTCTACCAGAAATCAAGGAAGACAGAAATTAGCAAGATTTACGCCAAAAGAATTCGCCACACTTATAACAGATTTACTGGTTGAAGCAGGTCGAAGACATATACTTGCCAACAATGCATTTCAAA ATCCCGCGATATCTATGCTTTACAAAGAACAATTTGGTAAACATGGATCACAAATGTCTGATGACGAACCTTTGTATGATAGTGTTGCATCCGACGATGACTGTACTATTTTAACATCTACAGATAATACTTCTGATGTTGCAAaacaagttaaaattaataatgag GATGCATTTGCACCAATGGCCAAAGGTCTTCCATCTATGGTAGaagttttgaaaaaacaattaacTTTATCTGAATCAACTGTACGAGATCTTCGCGAACAGATATATACCTTACAAACCGCTGTCGAACAACTTACTCAAGAGAATAGTGAACTTAAACGTATGCTACAG gTAAGAGGTCCGAGTGATGATAGCATAAATGGGCATGTCGGTGGAGAGCAGGAACCCGAATTAGAGCCAGTGCACGATATTAAAATGTCCACTATACGTGGAAATCAACGACCGGCATCTATGTACGAAACAAGGGAAGGCTTACGGAAACCAGTGTCCTGGTCAACGACTATTTATCAA aCCAAACGCGATACAGAGGTCTTATCACGGAATAACACGCAAAGTCTGTGGGAATATGGGGCGCCTAGTCTGCCACCTAATGAAGAAGTGACTCGGCGAACGGAACAAGTCACCAGACGAATCCAAGAGCTGTGGATGGCTATGCAAGATCCGAGCCAGCGAGAAGCTTTTGTCCCTTGCGCTGAGAGGATACGCGTGGCTGTTGCCGAGTTAACTGCTATATTTCCTCAA AAACCGCTGGAGGAAAATATCAAATCTGCCTTACGTCAATTAAATGGCAATACTGGGAGGCTTCAAGCGGAGTGCTCTGGTCTTCAAAGATGCACCAGTGATGTCGAACATATGGATCGTTGCCTGCAGCAAGTACGTTCATGCGCTTACGATATTGCCAAAGCAACCAAGTTACTCGTTACGCAATTTCAAACATAG